One genomic region from Curtobacterium sp. 9128 encodes:
- the rlmC gene encoding 23S rRNA (uracil(747)-C(5))-methyltransferase RlmC → MQCDYFDRGVCRSCTLMGQPYAEQVLDKELRTRELLHDAVEAAGGPGSVEWLPAVTSPESGYRNKAKMVVGGSTEHPTIGILDHRQRGVDIRHCGICTSGIRQALPVLAEFVTSAGLIPYDVAARRGELKYVLVTESPDGELMVRFVLRSEGQLARLRSRLGDLLLALPNAVVVTANLLPEHKAVTEGDREIVLTEQETLPMRFGDVTMHLRPQSFFQTNAHVASALYMQASAWIDEVAPASMWDLYCGVGGFALHAARPGRAVTGIETSVEAVRSAKQSAREAGLVDLRFAADDATEHALRSRPDLMPELVVVNPPRRGIGQALSEWIETSDVEHVVYSSCNPVTLAKDLARMPSLRLRRARVLDMFPQTGHLEAVTLLSRV, encoded by the coding sequence ATGCAGTGCGACTACTTCGACCGCGGGGTGTGCCGCTCGTGCACGCTCATGGGGCAGCCGTACGCCGAGCAGGTCCTCGACAAGGAGCTCCGGACGCGCGAGCTCCTGCACGACGCGGTCGAGGCCGCCGGGGGTCCCGGCAGCGTCGAGTGGCTCCCCGCGGTCACCAGTCCGGAATCCGGGTACCGGAACAAGGCGAAGATGGTCGTCGGCGGGTCGACCGAGCACCCCACGATCGGGATCCTCGACCACCGGCAGCGCGGGGTCGACATCCGGCACTGCGGGATCTGCACGTCTGGCATCCGGCAGGCGCTCCCCGTCCTCGCGGAGTTCGTCACGTCCGCCGGACTGATCCCGTACGACGTCGCCGCACGGCGGGGTGAGCTCAAGTACGTCCTCGTCACCGAGTCGCCGGACGGCGAGCTCATGGTCCGGTTCGTCCTGCGCTCCGAGGGGCAGCTCGCACGACTCCGCTCGCGGCTCGGCGACCTGCTGCTGGCACTGCCGAACGCGGTGGTCGTCACCGCCAACCTGCTGCCGGAGCACAAGGCCGTCACCGAGGGGGACCGCGAGATCGTCCTCACCGAGCAGGAGACGCTCCCCATGCGCTTCGGCGACGTGACGATGCACCTGCGCCCGCAGAGCTTCTTCCAGACCAACGCGCACGTCGCGTCCGCGCTGTACATGCAGGCGTCGGCATGGATCGACGAGGTCGCACCGGCGTCGATGTGGGACCTCTACTGCGGTGTCGGTGGCTTCGCCCTGCACGCCGCCCGCCCTGGTCGTGCCGTGACCGGCATCGAGACCAGCGTCGAGGCCGTCCGGTCCGCGAAGCAGTCGGCACGAGAAGCCGGGCTGGTGGACCTCCGGTTCGCAGCGGACGACGCGACCGAGCACGCGCTCCGGTCCCGACCCGACCTGATGCCTGAGCTGGTCGTGGTCAACCCGCCACGACGGGGCATCGGTCAGGCGCTGTCGGAGTGGATCGAGACGTCCGACGTCGAGCACGTCGTGTACTCCAGCTGCAACCCGGTGACCCTCGCGAAGGACCTCGCGCGGATGCCGTCACTGCGGCTGCGCCGCGCGCGAGTCCTCGACATGTTCCCGCAGACCGGCCACCTCGAGGCGGTCACCCTCCTCTCCCGCGTCTGA
- a CDS encoding transglycosylase family protein: MKKTTRTRAVLGGLAFAGIAAAGVGLSAPANAADGSTWDALAQCESGGNWAINTGNGYYGGLQFTQGTWAANGGTGSPANASRETQIAVAEHVLASQGWGAWPACSAKLGLSGTTGAAPGAIPQQQAAPAPAAPAPAAPAQKAAPSTTSTAPKVTAPAAPSKPAAVPTSGKTYQVVSGDTLDSIATKLGIDGGYNKLWAANTTTIDNANLIYAGQTLQLPA; this comes from the coding sequence ATGAAGAAGACCACTCGTACCCGCGCCGTCCTCGGCGGACTCGCCTTCGCTGGCATCGCCGCGGCAGGCGTCGGGCTCTCGGCCCCGGCCAACGCGGCCGACGGATCCACGTGGGACGCCCTCGCGCAGTGCGAGTCCGGCGGCAACTGGGCCATCAACACCGGCAACGGCTACTACGGTGGCCTGCAGTTCACGCAGGGCACCTGGGCCGCGAACGGCGGCACCGGCAGCCCGGCGAACGCCAGCCGCGAGACACAGATCGCCGTCGCCGAGCACGTCCTCGCCTCGCAGGGTTGGGGCGCATGGCCCGCCTGCTCCGCGAAGCTCGGGCTGAGCGGCACGACCGGAGCCGCCCCCGGCGCGATCCCCCAGCAGCAGGCGGCACCGGCACCGGCTGCGCCCGCTCCTGCGGCCCCGGCGCAGAAGGCCGCACCGTCGACCACGAGCACTGCTCCGAAGGTCACGGCCCCGGCCGCGCCGTCGAAGCCGGCCGCCGTGCCCACCAGCGGCAAGACCTACCAGGTCGTCTCCGGTGACACGCTCGACTCGATCGCCACGAAGCTGGGCATCGACGGCGGCTACAACAAGCTGTGGGCCGCGAACACGACCACGATCGACAACGCGAACCTGATCTACGCGGGTCAGACGCTGCAGCTCCCGGCCTGA
- a CDS encoding LCP family protein produces MPRRRTARRRRPFLVALIATVGALVGIAAVIAVVASVFIGVLARSYDRNSETIADPFPTADRPAPSTGAENILLIGSDSRSGAGTASGGRSDTLMLAHVPADRKAVYLMSIMRDSWVDVPGHGTAKINAASSWGGVPLTVQTVEQLLDVRIDHVAEIDFAGFEGMTDALGGVTVQSPKDFTVRGQHFVAGTNRLDGAQALTFVRERHAFADADHTRVENQQAFMRGIIDGVLSKGTITNPGRVQDFVTATSKYLSVDAGLDFQTLVGLGWSLRDVRPSDLQTFTLPTAGGGTSADGQSYVAVNAGAVQSLSSALRSDDLGRWLQDNPH; encoded by the coding sequence ATGCCTCGTCGCCGCACTGCCCGTCGTCGCCGCCCCTTCCTCGTCGCCCTCATCGCGACCGTCGGCGCACTCGTCGGCATCGCGGCGGTCATCGCCGTGGTCGCGAGCGTGTTCATCGGCGTCCTCGCGCGCAGCTACGACCGCAACTCGGAGACCATCGCCGACCCGTTCCCGACGGCCGACCGTCCAGCACCCAGCACCGGCGCGGAGAACATCCTCCTGATCGGGTCCGACTCCAGGAGCGGCGCAGGCACCGCGAGCGGCGGCCGGTCGGACACCCTGATGCTCGCCCACGTCCCGGCCGACCGGAAGGCCGTGTACCTGATGTCGATCATGCGGGACTCGTGGGTCGACGTCCCCGGCCACGGCACCGCGAAGATCAACGCCGCCTCCTCGTGGGGTGGCGTCCCGCTGACGGTGCAGACGGTGGAGCAGCTCCTCGACGTCCGCATCGACCACGTCGCCGAGATCGACTTCGCCGGCTTCGAGGGGATGACCGACGCGCTCGGCGGCGTCACGGTGCAGTCACCGAAGGACTTCACCGTCCGCGGGCAGCACTTCGTCGCCGGAACCAACCGGCTCGACGGAGCCCAGGCGCTGACGTTCGTCCGCGAACGGCACGCATTTGCCGATGCCGACCACACCCGCGTGGAGAACCAGCAGGCGTTCATGCGCGGCATCATCGACGGGGTGCTCTCGAAGGGCACGATCACGAACCCCGGACGCGTCCAGGACTTCGTCACGGCGACGAGCAAGTACCTGTCGGTGGATGCCGGCCTGGACTTCCAGACCCTCGTGGGGCTCGGCTGGTCACTCCGGGACGTCCGTCCGAGCGACCTGCAGACGTTCACGTTGCCCACCGCCGGCGGTGGGACGTCCGCTGACGGCCAGTCGTACGTCGCGGTCAACGCCGGCGCGGTGCAGTCACTCTCGTCGGCGCTCCGCTCCGACGACCTCGGCCGCTGGCTGCAGGACAACCCGCACTGA
- a CDS encoding MarR family transcriptional regulator gives MDDAPAEWPLGRLLAAAARSVERDWDERLRAIGLPHAALIALDIVIRTGPTGADTLARTARVQPQTMSRTLERLERDGMIERGPHPADRRRRVVTVTEHGRTMWDTARHIEREVLPDDPDLRAALGRILHRS, from the coding sequence ATGGACGACGCCCCCGCCGAGTGGCCCCTGGGCCGGTTGCTCGCCGCCGCGGCCCGCTCGGTCGAACGCGACTGGGACGAGCGACTCCGGGCGATCGGACTGCCGCACGCCGCGCTGATCGCACTCGACATCGTCATCCGCACAGGGCCGACGGGGGCGGACACCCTCGCCCGCACGGCCAGGGTCCAACCGCAGACGATGTCGCGGACGCTCGAGCGCCTCGAGCGCGACGGCATGATCGAGCGCGGCCCACACCCAGCCGACCGTCGTCGCCGGGTCGTCACCGTCACGGAGCACGGGCGCACGATGTGGGACACCGCACGGCACATCGAGCGTGAGGTCCTGCCGGACGATCCCGATCTGCGCGCAGCGCTGGGGCGGATCCTCCACAGATCCTGA
- a CDS encoding efflux RND transporter permease subunit — translation MPRFLRITIPAVVIVAWLVIASIGGPFFGKISEVSTNDQTSFLPASADATKVQERTADFRDPSGAPAVIVLERSSGFSATDTAVAADLVGRLGDRSEVQSVSPAIPSHDGDAVEIVATLMTAADTGDAVEAIRADVDDAVPTGMRGYVTGPAGFTADLTEAFAGIDGILLGVALAAVLVILIVVYRSPLLPFLVLGTATFALTASILVVWALAKAGVVTVNGQVQGILSILVIGAATDYALLYVSRYREALRDHRTGWEATKAALRGSLEPILASGGTVIVGVLCLLLSDLNSNKALGPVAAIGIAFSLLAALTLLPALLLAFRRAAFWPLRPVHGSAHPVVTGPDARGLWARVGRLVARRSRVVWIVCTVGLLAMGTGLIGLKADGVPQSDLVIGQSQARDGQDVLADHFPAGSGSPAQVIGSADRIDRLASAIRGVDGVGEVVAVSKDSPSGTVSIGSSDSPTVSDGDVLLQATLTSAADSDAAEQTIRDMRTAVERVDPSAIVGGVTATAVDTNDTGIRDRSVIIPVVLVVILLILMLLLRSIVAPLVLIGSVIVSFAAALGVGALVFDHVFHFPGADPSVPLYSFVFLVALGVDYNIFLMTRVREETIRFGPHEGVLRGLGVTGGVITSAGVVLAATFAALGVIPILFLVQIAFVVAFGVLLDTIVVRSLLVPALAYDLGRHAWWPSRLSRRTADDPVAATSRHVTR, via the coding sequence GTGCCCCGCTTCCTCCGCATCACCATCCCCGCGGTCGTCATCGTCGCCTGGCTCGTCATCGCGTCGATCGGCGGTCCCTTCTTCGGGAAGATCTCTGAGGTCTCGACCAACGACCAGACCTCGTTCCTGCCGGCGTCCGCCGACGCGACCAAGGTGCAGGAGCGCACTGCGGACTTCCGGGACCCGTCCGGAGCGCCTGCCGTGATCGTGCTCGAGCGCTCGAGCGGGTTCTCGGCAACCGACACCGCTGTGGCCGCTGACCTCGTCGGACGGCTCGGCGACCGCTCCGAGGTCCAGTCGGTCAGCCCCGCGATCCCGAGCCACGACGGCGACGCCGTGGAGATCGTCGCCACGCTGATGACCGCGGCGGACACCGGGGACGCGGTCGAGGCGATCCGCGCGGACGTCGACGACGCGGTGCCCACGGGGATGCGCGGGTACGTCACGGGGCCTGCCGGGTTCACGGCTGACCTCACGGAGGCCTTCGCCGGGATCGACGGCATCCTGCTCGGCGTCGCGCTCGCAGCCGTCCTCGTCATCCTCATCGTCGTCTACCGCTCGCCGCTGCTGCCGTTCCTGGTGCTCGGGACCGCGACGTTCGCGCTGACCGCGTCGATCCTCGTCGTGTGGGCCCTGGCGAAGGCCGGTGTCGTCACCGTCAACGGGCAGGTGCAGGGCATCCTGTCGATCCTCGTCATCGGTGCGGCCACCGACTACGCGCTGCTGTACGTGTCCCGGTACCGCGAGGCCCTGCGCGACCACCGCACCGGCTGGGAAGCGACGAAGGCCGCGCTTCGTGGGAGTCTCGAGCCGATCCTGGCCTCCGGCGGCACCGTCATCGTGGGCGTGCTCTGCCTGCTGCTGTCCGACCTCAACTCGAACAAGGCGCTGGGTCCCGTCGCGGCCATCGGCATCGCGTTCAGCCTCCTCGCCGCGCTCACGCTGCTGCCCGCGCTGCTCCTCGCCTTCCGGCGCGCGGCGTTCTGGCCGCTCCGCCCCGTCCACGGCAGCGCGCACCCCGTCGTCACCGGGCCGGACGCCAGGGGGCTCTGGGCGCGCGTCGGCCGGCTCGTCGCGCGGCGCTCACGGGTCGTCTGGATCGTCTGCACCGTCGGGCTGCTCGCCATGGGGACCGGGCTCATCGGACTCAAGGCGGACGGGGTCCCGCAGAGCGACCTCGTGATCGGGCAGTCGCAGGCCAGGGACGGTCAGGATGTGCTCGCCGATCACTTCCCGGCGGGGTCGGGAAGCCCGGCGCAGGTGATCGGTTCGGCGGACCGGATCGATCGGCTGGCATCGGCGATCCGCGGTGTGGACGGTGTCGGCGAGGTCGTCGCGGTGTCGAAGGACTCCCCGTCCGGCACCGTGTCGATCGGGTCGTCGGACTCGCCGACGGTGTCGGACGGTGACGTCCTGCTGCAGGCCACGCTCACCTCCGCGGCCGACTCGGACGCCGCGGAGCAGACGATCAGGGACATGCGGACCGCGGTGGAACGCGTCGACCCGTCCGCGATCGTCGGCGGCGTGACCGCGACCGCCGTCGACACGAACGACACCGGCATCCGGGACCGGTCGGTGATCATCCCGGTCGTGCTCGTCGTCATCCTGCTGATCCTGATGCTGCTGCTCAGGAGCATCGTCGCGCCGCTCGTCCTGATCGGCAGCGTGATCGTGTCGTTCGCGGCGGCGCTCGGCGTCGGGGCGCTCGTGTTCGACCACGTGTTCCACTTCCCCGGCGCCGACCCGTCCGTGCCGCTGTACTCGTTCGTGTTCCTCGTGGCGCTCGGGGTCGACTACAACATCTTCCTCATGACCCGGGTGCGCGAGGAGACGATCCGGTTCGGTCCGCACGAGGGCGTCCTCCGCGGGCTCGGCGTCACCGGCGGCGTGATCACGTCCGCCGGCGTGGTCCTCGCGGCGACGTTCGCGGCCCTCGGGGTGATCCCCATCCTGTTCCTCGTGCAGATCGCGTTCGTGGTCGCGTTCGGCGTGCTGCTCGACACGATCGTGGTCCGTTCGCTGCTCGTCCCGGCGCTGGCGTACGACCTCGGGCGGCACGCGTGGTGGCCGTCGCGGCTGTCGCGTCGAACTGCCGACGATCCTGTCGCGGCGACGAGCCGACATGTGACACGCTGA
- a CDS encoding GntR family transcriptional regulator, whose translation MPVPSTQPAAERKLLRDTVQDKIRDAIMDGTLEPGERLNDDDLIAWLGVSRTPIREALAELARSGLIEMAPNRYTRVAAPAKDELLDAYRTLGVIYGGVVRLAVPRFTDAERKKIVKMLDDVASRVRKEEQSEVAHDGADLYAMWADACGNPSLEQLCKSTTDGLAFKLRVPEFAELVPADVILPELRKLQDAVVAKDPIAAELAMEAVHLLPSRG comes from the coding sequence ATGCCAGTTCCCTCGACGCAGCCCGCAGCAGAGCGCAAGCTCCTCCGTGACACGGTGCAGGACAAGATCCGCGACGCGATCATGGACGGCACGCTCGAGCCGGGGGAGCGCCTGAACGACGACGACCTCATCGCGTGGCTCGGCGTCTCGCGCACCCCGATCCGCGAGGCCCTCGCGGAGCTCGCCCGCTCCGGCCTGATCGAGATGGCGCCGAACCGGTACACCCGGGTCGCCGCTCCGGCCAAGGACGAGCTCCTCGACGCCTACCGGACGCTCGGCGTCATCTACGGCGGTGTCGTCCGGCTCGCGGTCCCGCGGTTCACCGACGCCGAGCGCAAGAAGATCGTGAAGATGCTCGACGACGTCGCCTCGCGCGTCCGCAAGGAAGAGCAGTCCGAGGTCGCGCACGACGGAGCCGACCTCTACGCGATGTGGGCGGATGCCTGCGGGAACCCCTCGCTCGAGCAGCTCTGCAAGTCGACGACCGACGGGCTCGCGTTCAAGCTCCGCGTTCCCGAGTTCGCCGAACTCGTGCCGGCTGACGTCATCCTGCCGGAGCTCAGGAAGCTGCAGGACGCGGTCGTGGCAAAGGACCCGATCGCCGCCGAGCTCGCGATGGAGGCCGTGCACCTGCTGCCGTCGCGCGGCTGA
- a CDS encoding IclR family transcriptional regulator, with product MATTPPNQSIERAAAVLGALGASENGSVRASDIARAIGLGTSTTGRLLATLESLEYVRRDPETQGYSVGRAVLELASQGLNHNPVHRESRAAAQELAHRIGLTANVGVLDDAWAIYLCHFEGSLAPKSHTMIGMRQPLHASALGKALMLDLTEAQRQALLPELPRYTDHTITTHDALSADLAASASRGWCVENQELALGRFCIAAPIRNASGRIAAALSISGRVTQLRDRDMDSLAEDLIEVADRISVGLGMISAVAH from the coding sequence ATGGCCACCACCCCTCCGAATCAGAGCATCGAACGCGCCGCCGCGGTCCTCGGTGCGCTCGGCGCCTCCGAGAACGGGAGCGTCCGCGCGTCGGACATCGCCAGGGCCATCGGGCTCGGTACCTCGACGACCGGCCGGCTCCTCGCGACGCTGGAGTCGCTCGAGTACGTGCGCCGCGACCCGGAGACACAGGGGTACTCCGTCGGTCGCGCCGTGCTCGAACTCGCCAGCCAGGGCCTGAACCACAACCCGGTCCACCGCGAGTCCCGTGCAGCGGCACAGGAGCTCGCGCACCGCATCGGCCTGACCGCCAACGTCGGTGTCCTCGACGACGCGTGGGCGATCTACCTGTGTCACTTCGAGGGGTCGCTCGCGCCCAAGTCGCACACGATGATCGGCATGCGGCAGCCGTTGCACGCGTCGGCGCTCGGCAAGGCACTGATGCTCGACCTGACCGAGGCGCAGCGGCAGGCGCTGCTCCCGGAGCTCCCCCGCTACACCGACCACACCATCACGACGCACGACGCCCTGTCCGCGGACCTCGCAGCGTCGGCGTCGCGCGGGTGGTGCGTCGAGAACCAGGAGCTCGCGCTCGGTCGGTTCTGCATCGCGGCGCCGATCCGGAACGCCTCCGGTCGGATCGCTGCAGCACTGTCGATCTCCGGCCGGGTCACGCAGCTCCGCGACCGCGACATGGACTCCCTCGCCGAGGACCTCATCGAGGTGGCCGACCGCATCAGCGTCGGGCTGGGGATGATCAGCGCCGTCGCGCACTGA
- a CDS encoding FAD-dependent oxidoreductase: protein MSDTFAAMQFRKQHHDVVVVGGGLAGVSAAVAAARLGSSVALVTNRPVLGGNSSSEIRVWVVGATAHGTQRFARETGIMGELFLENQYRNPQGNAIYWDQVVLDLVRAEPNVHLHLNTDVRTVTTSDDDGAHRITSVTGWTMGSEIETTFTAPVFLDCTGDGLVGALAGAEYRIGREGRDEYGEDWAPEQADDELLGSSIFFSTHDTGKPEKFVAPSIAVDLSTTPILVNRAIKTGDSGCNYWWIEWGGELDTVTDNEHIRDELWGVVYGIWDHIKNSGQFDADTLTLDWVGAIPGKREYRRFVGDHTLTQHDLLSQRTFPDTVAFGGWSIDLHPVEGVYAETAGAQQRYTDGTYDIPFRSLYSANVANLLFAGRNISASHIAFGSTRVMATCSGQGQAAGTAAHLVARHGTTPRELGTDHVAMLQQTLLREDAPLIGVRAIDGADLARSARLSASSELTTIDTTPWLSEETFALDRDAAIVLPVDPTLGTIAIRTAADHATDLTVELWTTGKPQNYAPIVHVATHAAHVAAGVGDAVVDLAFTPDEPCNAVVVVRAAPGVRLFRTTAHPYGVMALRARSAEDEAFDDHIPEEADQPVTDWEARALRGTGFAFSVSGETDAWRASRVVDGYQRPFGGPHMWSSDAVGTAALTLDWAEPVDVHQVRIVWNDDVDADLINLHHHRTHWDAVPDLARDYRVEACVDGDWRTVAAVEGNRHRHRVHDVEPVRTSSLRVVVTATNGSPFVTASAVKVS, encoded by the coding sequence ATGAGTGATACGTTCGCTGCCATGCAGTTCCGGAAACAGCACCACGACGTCGTGGTCGTCGGCGGCGGTCTCGCCGGTGTGAGCGCCGCCGTCGCCGCCGCCCGCCTCGGCTCCAGCGTCGCCCTCGTCACCAACCGTCCCGTCCTCGGCGGGAACTCGTCGAGCGAGATCCGTGTGTGGGTCGTCGGCGCCACCGCGCACGGCACGCAGCGGTTCGCCCGCGAGACCGGGATCATGGGTGAACTGTTCCTCGAGAACCAGTACCGGAACCCGCAGGGCAACGCGATCTACTGGGACCAGGTCGTGCTCGACCTCGTCCGCGCCGAGCCGAACGTGCACCTGCACCTCAACACCGACGTCCGCACGGTCACGACGTCCGACGACGACGGGGCGCACCGGATCACGAGCGTCACCGGGTGGACGATGGGCAGCGAGATCGAGACGACCTTCACCGCGCCGGTGTTCCTCGACTGCACGGGCGACGGACTCGTCGGTGCCCTCGCCGGCGCCGAGTACCGCATCGGCCGCGAAGGGCGCGACGAGTACGGCGAGGACTGGGCACCGGAGCAGGCCGACGACGAGCTCCTCGGCAGCTCGATCTTCTTCTCCACGCACGACACCGGGAAGCCCGAGAAGTTCGTCGCACCGTCCATCGCCGTCGACCTGTCGACGACCCCGATCCTCGTGAACCGCGCCATCAAGACGGGCGACAGCGGCTGCAACTACTGGTGGATCGAGTGGGGCGGCGAGCTCGACACCGTGACCGACAACGAACACATCCGCGACGAACTCTGGGGCGTCGTCTACGGCATCTGGGACCACATCAAGAACTCCGGGCAGTTCGACGCCGACACCCTGACGCTCGACTGGGTCGGCGCGATCCCCGGCAAGCGCGAGTACCGGCGGTTCGTGGGCGACCACACCCTCACGCAGCACGACCTGCTGTCGCAGCGGACCTTCCCCGACACCGTGGCGTTCGGCGGCTGGTCGATCGACCTGCACCCCGTCGAGGGTGTCTACGCGGAGACGGCCGGCGCCCAGCAGCGCTACACCGACGGCACGTACGACATCCCGTTCCGCTCCCTCTACTCGGCGAACGTCGCGAACCTGCTCTTCGCCGGCCGGAACATCTCCGCGTCGCACATCGCCTTCGGGTCGACGCGGGTGATGGCCACGTGCTCCGGCCAGGGACAGGCCGCCGGGACCGCCGCACACCTCGTCGCGCGGCACGGGACGACGCCGCGGGAGCTCGGCACCGACCACGTCGCGATGCTCCAGCAGACGCTCCTCCGCGAGGACGCCCCGCTCATCGGCGTCCGGGCGATCGACGGCGCCGACCTGGCACGCAGCGCCCGTCTCTCGGCGAGCTCGGAGCTGACCACGATCGACACCACGCCCTGGCTCAGCGAGGAGACCTTCGCCCTCGACCGGGACGCCGCGATCGTCCTCCCGGTGGACCCGACGCTCGGCACGATCGCCATCCGCACCGCAGCCGACCACGCCACCGACCTGACCGTCGAGCTCTGGACCACCGGCAAGCCGCAGAACTACGCCCCGATCGTCCACGTCGCCACGCACGCGGCGCACGTGGCCGCCGGTGTCGGCGACGCGGTGGTCGACCTCGCGTTCACGCCGGACGAGCCGTGCAACGCGGTCGTCGTCGTCCGGGCAGCCCCCGGCGTCCGCCTCTTCCGGACGACCGCCCACCCGTACGGCGTGATGGCACTCCGTGCCCGATCCGCCGAGGACGAGGCGTTCGACGACCACATCCCCGAGGAGGCCGACCAACCGGTCACCGACTGGGAGGCCCGCGCCCTGCGTGGAACCGGCTTCGCGTTCAGTGTGAGCGGCGAGACGGACGCGTGGCGAGCCTCCAGGGTGGTGGACGGCTACCAGCGCCCCTTCGGCGGCCCGCACATGTGGTCGTCCGACGCGGTCGGGACGGCAGCGCTGACGCTCGACTGGGCGGAGCCCGTCGACGTCCACCAGGTCCGCATCGTCTGGAACGACGACGTCGACGCGGACCTCATCAACCTGCACCACCACCGCACGCACTGGGACGCCGTCCCCGATCTCGCTCGCGACTACCGGGTCGAGGCGTGCGTCGACGGCGACTGGCGCACGGTGGCGGCGGTGGAGGGCAACCGCCACCGGCACCGCGTCCACGACGTCGAGCCGGTGCGGACGTCGTCGCTGCGCGTCGTCGTGACCGCGACCAACGGATCGCCGTTCGTCACAGCGAGCGCCGTGAAGGTGTCCTGA
- a CDS encoding MFS transporter, with translation MSDVTRAPAAPDAATTPDLNAALGDDARRTGMRKVIVAAGVGHFVEWFDFGLYGTLATVISVHFFKQGDPQVALLSAFAVFGAGFVMRPLGGLFWGSLGDRVGRKTTLATVILITSGATALMGILPTYENVGLWAPLLLVVVRLVQGFAAGGEGAGATTLLAEYAPSNRRGFVTSFIDVFGFVAFIVGGGLVFLFTAIAGGDALGSWGWRVLFLIAVPLGLVGLYLRTKLEDTPEFRALKAKGEVAANPLRRSIRSSWKALLFCVGFVVIKAVGHWILQTFMPSYLQTDLGYSPLVSYGAVVLGFIVIAALVPFFGLLSDKIGRKPVMLAGCAGFVVLTYPTLMLMNAGNFWAAAGAMMLLGLFMAAFDGAVSAAMAELFPTNIRYGSMGIAYNISVAVFGGITPYFATWLIASTGNTFAPAFYVMAAALISGIAVLRARETNKASLRPE, from the coding sequence ATGAGCGACGTAACCCGAGCGCCTGCAGCGCCGGACGCTGCCACCACCCCAGATCTGAACGCCGCGCTGGGTGACGACGCTCGTCGCACCGGCATGCGGAAGGTCATCGTCGCCGCCGGTGTCGGCCACTTCGTCGAGTGGTTCGACTTCGGCCTCTACGGCACGCTCGCGACGGTCATCTCCGTGCACTTCTTCAAGCAGGGTGACCCGCAAGTCGCGCTGCTGTCGGCGTTCGCCGTGTTCGGCGCCGGGTTCGTGATGCGTCCGCTCGGCGGGCTCTTCTGGGGATCGCTCGGCGACCGGGTCGGCCGCAAGACGACGCTCGCCACGGTCATCCTCATCACGAGCGGTGCGACCGCGCTGATGGGCATCCTGCCGACGTACGAGAACGTCGGACTGTGGGCACCGCTGCTGCTCGTCGTCGTGCGACTCGTGCAGGGCTTCGCGGCCGGTGGCGAGGGAGCGGGGGCGACGACGCTGCTGGCGGAGTACGCCCCGTCGAACCGGCGCGGGTTCGTCACGAGCTTCATCGACGTCTTCGGGTTCGTCGCCTTCATCGTCGGCGGCGGCCTGGTGTTCCTGTTCACCGCGATCGCCGGCGGGGACGCACTCGGGTCGTGGGGTTGGCGCGTCCTGTTCCTGATCGCGGTGCCGCTCGGTCTCGTCGGGCTCTACCTCCGCACGAAGCTCGAGGACACCCCGGAGTTCCGGGCGCTCAAGGCGAAGGGCGAGGTCGCGGCGAACCCGCTGCGCCGCTCGATCCGCAGCTCGTGGAAGGCGCTGCTGTTCTGCGTCGGGTTCGTCGTGATCAAGGCCGTCGGTCACTGGATCCTGCAGACGTTCATGCCGTCCTACCTGCAGACCGACCTCGGGTACTCCCCGCTGGTGTCCTACGGCGCCGTCGTCCTCGGGTTCATCGTGATCGCCGCCCTGGTGCCGTTCTTCGGGCTGCTGTCGGACAAGATCGGCCGGAAGCCCGTCATGCTGGCCGGTTGCGCGGGGTTCGTCGTGTTGACCTACCCGACGCTCATGCTCATGAACGCCGGCAACTTCTGGGCGGCGGCCGGGGCGATGATGCTCCTCGGGTTGTTCATGGCCGCGTTCGACGGTGCCGTGAGTGCCGCGATGGCCGAGCTCTTCCCGACGAACATCCGCTACGGCTCGATGGGCATCGCCTACAACATCAGCGTGGCCGTCTTCGGTGGGATCACCCCGTACTTCGCCACCTGGCTGATCGCCTCCACGGGCAACACGTTCGCACCGGCCTTCTACGTGATGGCCGCCGCGCTGATCAGCGGCATCGCGGTCCTGCGGGCCCGCGAGACCAACAAGGCCTCGTTGCGTCCGGAGTGA